CTTCGACCACACCCTGCGCGCATTCGACAGCCACACCGGCGCGCTCCTCTGGCAAGGCGACCTACCATACGCCGGCAACGCCACCCCCGCCACCTACATGGTCGACGGCCGCCAGTACGTCGTCATCGCCACCAGCAACGCCCGCAACCCCAAAGGCCCGCAGGGAGCAGCCTACGTAGCCTTCGCTCTACCATAGAATCAACCAGGCACCACGCAACAGAAGGGAAATCCACCAACGTGAACATGCAGATCCGTGTACGACTCGGCGCCATGATGTTCCTCGAGTACTTCATCTGGGGAGCCTGGTACGTCACCGTCGGCACCTGGCTCGCCTCCGGGCTCCACTTCACCGGCCAGCAGATCGGCCTCGCCGCCGGCACCACCGCCGTCGGAGCCATGATCGCCCCCTTCTTCGTCGGCCTCATCGCCGACAAGCTCTTCGCCACCCAACGCGTCCTCGCCGCACTCCATCTCCTCGGCGGCATCCTCCTCTTCCTCGCCTCGCAACAAATCGCCTTCAGCGCCATCTACCCGCTCCTCCTGCTCTACTGCCTCTGCTTCATGCCCACCCTCGCCCTCACCAACTCGCTCGCCTTCCGCCAGATGTCCGACCCCAAGTTGGAGTTCGGCCCCATCCGCGTCCTCGGCACCGCCGGTTGGATCGCCGCCGGCCTCCTCGTAGGAACCCTCCGCCTCGAAGCCACCGCACGCCCCCTCCAACTAGCCGCCGCCCTCTCCATCCTGATGGCACTCTACTGCCTCACCCTCCCCGACACTCCGCCCCTCGCCCGCGACGGCCGCTTCACCCTCTCCAGCATCTTCCCCCGCGAAGCCATCGCTCTCCTCCGCGAACGCTCCATGGCCGTCTTCGCCATCGCCTCCTTCCTCATCTGCATTCCGCTGCAGTTCTACTACGCCTTCACTAACCTCTTCCTCAACGAATCAGGCGTCCACAACGCCGCAGGCAAGATGACCGGCGGCCAGATGTCCGAGCTCTTCTGCATGCTTCTCATCCCCTGGTTCTTCCGCCGCCTCGGCGTCAAGTACATGCTCGTAGCAGGCATGTCTGCCTGGGTGCTGCGCTATCTCCTCTTCGCCTACGGCAACGCCGACAGCAAAGTCTGGATGTTCTGGCTCGGCATCCTGCTCCACGGCATCTGCTACGACTTCTTCTTCGTCACCGGCCAGATCTACATCGACCGCAAAGCCTCCGCAGCGCTCCGTGCAGCAGCGCAGGGCCTCATCACCTTCATCAC
The nucleotide sequence above comes from Tunturibacter empetritectus. Encoded proteins:
- a CDS encoding nucleoside permease, whose amino-acid sequence is MQIRVRLGAMMFLEYFIWGAWYVTVGTWLASGLHFTGQQIGLAAGTTAVGAMIAPFFVGLIADKLFATQRVLAALHLLGGILLFLASQQIAFSAIYPLLLLYCLCFMPTLALTNSLAFRQMSDPKLEFGPIRVLGTAGWIAAGLLVGTLRLEATARPLQLAAALSILMALYCLTLPDTPPLARDGRFTLSSIFPREAIALLRERSMAVFAIASFLICIPLQFYYAFTNLFLNESGVHNAAGKMTGGQMSELFCMLLIPWFFRRLGVKYMLVAGMSAWVLRYLLFAYGNADSKVWMFWLGILLHGICYDFFFVTGQIYIDRKASAALRAAAQGLITFITYGAGMFVGSWLSGAVVERYTTASTTGAPIHSWQSIWLVAAGASAAVLVLFLVTFTDKESATVTARESAGAIPIESPL